The following coding sequences lie in one Alosa alosa isolate M-15738 ecotype Scorff River chromosome 21, AALO_Geno_1.1, whole genome shotgun sequence genomic window:
- the LOC125286754 gene encoding probable ATP-dependent RNA helicase DDX41 has product MEVENRAKKRSYGEDEKSGSEDESYVPYIPVKERKKQMLEKIQRLRGKGLLEEENKESGGEQRDEDEGLGPRSNISLLDQHQHLKEKAEARKESAKEKQLKEEEKILESVAEGRALMSVKEMAKGITYEDPIKTSWKPPRYILAMPPARHDRVRKKYHILVDGEAVPLPIKSFREMKFPQAILKGLKKKGIVHPTPIQIQGIPTILSGRDMIGIAFTGSGKTLVFTLPIIMFCLEQEKRLPFYKREGPYGLIICPSRELARQTHSIIEYYCKLLEEEGAPQMRTALCIGGMSVKEQMEVVKHGVHMMVATPGRLMDLLQKKMISLDICRYLALDEADRMIDMGFEEDIRTIFSYFKGQRQTLLFSATMPKKIQNFAKSALVKPITINVGRAGAASLDVIQEVEYVKEEAKMVYLLECLQKTPPPVLIFAEKKADVDAIHEYLLLKGVEAVAIHGGKDQEERTKAIEAFKEGKKDVLVATDVASKGLDFPAIQHVVNYDMPEEIENYVHRIGRTGRSGKTGIATTFINKGCDESVLMDLKALLIEAKQKVPPVLQILQTGDETMLDIGGERGCTFCGGLGHRITDCPKLEAVQTKQVTNIGRKDYLAHSSMDF; this is encoded by the exons ATGGAAGTTGAAAACAGAGCTAAAAAG AGGAGTTATGGCGAGGACGAGAAGTCCGGCTCAGAGGATGAAAGCTACGTGCCATACATTCCAGTCAAGGAGAGGAAAAAACAGATG CTGGAGAAGATCCAGCGTCTGCGGGGCAAGGggctgctggaggaggagaacaaGGAGAGCGGGGGGGAGCAGAGGGACGAGGATGAGGGGCTCGGCCCGCGCTCCAACATAAGCCTGCTggaccagcaccagcacctcaAGGAGAAGGCAGAAG ctcgCAAAGAGTCAGCCAAAGAAAAGCAgctgaaagaggaagagaagattCTGGAGAGTGTAGCAGAAGGGAGAG CTTTGATGTCTGTGAAGGAAATGGCTAAAGGCATCACATATGAGGACCCAATCAAGACAAG TTGGAAGCCCCCACGGTACATCTTAGCTATGCCCCCAGCCAGGCATGATCGAGTGAGGAAGAAGTATCACATTCTTGTGGACGGGGAAGCGGTTCCTTTACCAATCAAGAGCTTCAGGGAGATGAAATTCCCTCAGG CTATTTTGAAGGGACTGAAAAAGAAGGGGATTGTGCACCCAACACCAATTCAAATCCAAGGGATCCCAACCAT TCTCTCTGGGCGAGACATGATTGGCATTGCGTTCACTGGCTCGGGGAAAACACTGGTCTTCACTTTGCCCATAATAATGTTCTGCCTAGAACAGGAGAAGAGGTTACCATTCTACAAGCGTGAGGGGCCCTATGGCCTCATTATATGCCCTTCA AGAGAGTTGGCCAGGCAGACCCACAGCATCATCGAGTACTACTGCAAGctcctggaggaggagggagcacCCCAGATGCGCACTGCCCTGTGCATTGGCGGCATGTCTGTCAAGGAGCAGATGGAGGTGGTCAAGCA TGGAGTGCACATGATGGTGGCCACCCCAGGTAGACTCATGGACCTGCTCCAGAAGAAGATGATAAGCTTGGACATCTGTCGATACCTCGCCCTGGACGAGGCTGACAGAATGATTGACATGGGTTTTGAAGAGGACATCCGAACGATTTTCTCTTATTTCAAG GGTCAAAGACAAACCTTGCTGTTCAGTGCTACCATGCCCAAGAAGATTCAGAACTTTGCCAAGAGTGCACTGGTCAAGCCCATCACTATTAATGTGGGCCGAGCAGGTGCTGCCAGCTTGGACGTCATTCAG GAAGTGGAGTATGTGAAAGAAGAGGCGAAAATGGTGTATCTTCTGGAGTGTCTGCAGAAAACCCCTCCACCA GTGTTGATATTTGCTGAGAAAAAGGCTGATGTGGATGCCATTCATGAGTATCTTCTTCTAAAGGGCGTGGAAGCTGTTGCAATCCATGGAGGGAAAG ATCAAGAGGAGCGAACCAAAGCCATTGAAGCATTTAAGGAGGGGAAGAAGGATGTGTTAGTGGCCACTGACGTCGCCTCCAAAGGTCTGGACTTCCCAGCCATACAGCATGTCGTCAACTATGACATGCCAGAGGAGATTGAGAACTATG TGCACAGAATAGGAAGAACAGGACGTTCGGGGAAGACTGGAATTGCAACAACATTTATCAACAAGGGCTGTG ATGAGTCTGTTCTCATGGACCTAAAGGCCTTGTTAATCGAAGCCAAGCAGAAAGTCCCACCAGTTCTTCAGATTCTGCAGACGGGGGACGAAACCATGCTCGACATTGGAG GAGAAAGAGGTTGTACGTTCTGCGGTGGTCTGGGCCATCGTATTACAGACTGTCCCAAACTGGAGGCCGTGCAGACCAAGCAGGTCACCAACATTGGCCGCAAAGACTACCTGGCTCACAGTTCTATGGACTTCTGA